The DNA sequence CCTCAGCGTCTACGGCCCGAACCCGGAGGTCTTCGCGAAGGCCGCGAAACCGCTGACGCCTAGAGCGTGGGAGCTGGTGCTGGAGAGCCTGGACCTCCTCCCCAAGTTCGCCTGCAGGACGATCATGCGGCTCACCATGGTCAGGGGGTTGAACATGGTTGAGCCGGAGGGCTACGCGAAGCTGATCGAACGATCGCAACCCCGCTTCGTCGAGTTGAAGGGTTACACGTGGGTCGGTGAGAGCCAGAAGAGGCTCCCGATCACGGCGATGCCCACCCTGAAGGAGCTAGAGGAGTTCGCTCAAAAGATCGCGGAGCTGACCGGTTACAGGGTGAAGCTGGCTGATGAGAAGAGCCGCGTAGTCATGCTGGTGAGGGACGAGGAAACGTGGGAGTGGAACTTGAAGCTGATCGAGGAGCAGAAGAGGGTTGAGGAGGAGTTCGATAGAGAGTGGCGTGGAAGGGTACGAGACTTTAAGCTTCGAGATTACGTGCCCCCTTACGCTCGGAAACCGGGCCCCATCAGGCTTCGTAGTGAAGATCAACTTGTAGTTAGAGAATAAGGGTATCCTACAGTTACAGTGGTAGCACGCGTACCTCGCGGCCCAGCATCTTGCGCTATCACGCTTTCTCCATCAAGATCCTCTACCCCCTAGCGGTTTGAACTCCTCGCCCAC is a window from the Thermofilaceae archaeon genome containing:
- the twy1 gene encoding 4-demethylwyosine synthase TYW1, which produces MSREERLSAEAVKRYLRAGYVLVGRHSAVEVCRWTKSALKGGYLCYKRWYGVSSHRCVQMTPVLNFCNFACVFCWRPHLEGRFEIPAGWEWDEPADIVEGAIHAQRKLLAGYKGNPQTTMERFLEAMFPRHMAISLDGEPLLYPKLAELIKEVKARGMTAFLVTNGSLPSRLDELLRKGAEPTNLYLSVYGPNPEVFAKAAKPLTPRAWELVLESLDLLPKFACRTIMRLTMVRGLNMVEPEGYAKLIERSQPRFVELKGYTWVGESQKRLPITAMPTLKELEEFAQKIAELTGYRVKLADEKSRVVMLVRDEETWEWNLKLIEEQKRVEEEFDREWRGRVRDFKLRDYVPPYARKPGPIRLRSEDQLVVRE